The following are encoded together in the Citrobacter arsenatis genome:
- a CDS encoding urease subunit beta yields MIPGEYRLAKDPIELNVGRDTAKIRVSNTGDRPIQVGSHIHFVEVNRQLSFDRKGAIGKRLNIPAGTAVRFEPGEEMEVELVELGGNRCVYGVGDLTNGSVDRSDEIIKRANKLGFKGAE; encoded by the coding sequence ATCATCCCCGGTGAATATAGACTCGCAAAAGATCCTATAGAACTTAATGTTGGTCGTGATACAGCAAAGATCCGCGTTTCAAATACGGGTGACCGTCCAATCCAGGTTGGTTCGCACATACACTTTGTTGAAGTAAATCGGCAACTATCATTTGACCGCAAGGGAGCTATTGGCAAGAGGTTAAATATCCCTGCGGGTACAGCAGTTCGATTCGAACCTGGTGAAGAGATGGAAGTTGAGTTGGTAGAATTGGGGGGGAATCGTTGTGTTTATGGGGTTGGTGATTTGACTAATGGTTCAGTCGATAGGAGTGATGAAATTATCAAGAGAGCCAATAAATTAGGTTTTAAAGGAGCTGAATAA
- the ureA gene encoding urease subunit gamma yields MYLNPVEKEKMLVFLASELAWKRKERGLKLNYPESVAIITSFILEGARDGKRVAELMEAGKHVLTRDDVMDGIPEMIADIQAEATFPDGTKLVTVHNPIS; encoded by the coding sequence ATGTATTTAAATCCAGTGGAAAAGGAAAAAATGCTCGTTTTTCTGGCAAGTGAATTGGCCTGGAAGCGCAAGGAGAGAGGCCTGAAGCTAAATTATCCAGAGTCGGTAGCTATTATCACCAGCTTTATTTTGGAAGGTGCTCGTGATGGAAAGAGAGTAGCTGAATTGATGGAGGCTGGAAAACATGTGTTGACACGAGATGACGTGATGGATGGTATTCCAGAAATGATCGCTGACATACAGGCGGAAGCCACTTTCCCAGATGGAACAAAACTTGTCACTGTACACAATCCTATCTCCTGA
- the ureC gene encoding urease subunit alpha has protein sequence MKYNRQQYADNFGPTVGDQVRLADTDLWIEIEKDFTTYGDENKFGGGKVLREGMGQNGTFIREDNVLDLLITNALILDYTGIYKADIGVKDGYIVGIGKAGNPDIMDGVTPNMICGVATEVIAGEGKIVTAGAIDTHVHFIEPDQFAVALANGTTTVFGGGTGPAEGSKATTITPGSWNIEMMLKASEDFPVNIGILGKGHASSLDALMEQIDAGAAGLKIHEDWGATPASIDRSLLVADLADIQVAIHTDTLNEAGFLEDTLRAIDGRVIHSFHVEGAGGGHAPDIMKMAGQPNVLPSSTNPTRPFTVNTIDEHLDMLMVCHHLSHNVPEDVAFADSRIRPETIAAEDILHDLGVISIMSSDTLAMGRAGEMVMRTWQTADKMKKQRGALAGEKNESDNLRAKRYVAKYTINPAIAQGISHEIGSIEVGKFADLVLWQPMFFGVKAETVLKGGFIAYGQLGDPGASIPTPQPVMFRPMFGAMGNAKYATNITFMSKSSIEKGVPEKLGLKRRIGTVKNCRNIGKKDMKWNDAMPDIDINPETYEVKVDGELIQCDPLEEIAMGQKYFLF, from the coding sequence ATGAAATATAACAGACAGCAGTATGCAGATAATTTTGGTCCAACAGTAGGGGATCAGGTTCGTTTGGCTGATACGGATTTATGGATTGAAATTGAGAAAGATTTTACTACTTATGGCGATGAGAATAAATTCGGAGGTGGTAAGGTACTGCGCGAAGGTATGGGACAGAATGGGACATTCATTCGTGAAGATAACGTTCTTGATCTTTTGATTACTAATGCACTTATTCTTGACTATACCGGGATATACAAAGCCGATATAGGGGTTAAAGACGGATATATTGTTGGTATTGGTAAAGCGGGCAATCCAGACATTATGGATGGAGTTACCCCGAATATGATCTGTGGCGTTGCCACCGAAGTGATCGCTGGTGAAGGGAAAATTGTTACAGCGGGTGCAATTGATACTCATGTACATTTTATTGAACCGGATCAATTTGCTGTGGCCCTGGCGAATGGTACTACCACTGTATTCGGCGGTGGTACAGGTCCTGCGGAAGGTAGCAAAGCGACGACCATCACCCCCGGATCGTGGAATATTGAAATGATGCTAAAAGCATCTGAAGATTTTCCTGTGAATATTGGTATTTTAGGAAAAGGTCATGCTTCATCCCTGGACGCTCTTATGGAGCAAATTGACGCGGGAGCCGCGGGGCTTAAAATCCATGAAGACTGGGGAGCAACACCAGCGTCAATTGACCGCAGTTTGCTGGTAGCTGACCTGGCTGATATTCAGGTTGCTATTCATACAGACACATTGAATGAAGCTGGATTTCTGGAAGATACACTCCGTGCGATTGATGGTCGTGTAATTCATTCATTCCATGTCGAAGGGGCGGGAGGCGGACATGCCCCTGATATAATGAAGATGGCGGGTCAGCCCAATGTCCTCCCTTCATCGACCAACCCAACAAGACCCTTTACAGTTAATACGATTGACGAGCATTTGGATATGCTGATGGTCTGCCATCATCTCAGCCACAACGTACCTGAAGATGTTGCTTTTGCGGATTCCCGAATTCGTCCTGAAACGATCGCAGCTGAAGATATTTTACATGACTTGGGTGTGATCAGCATCATGTCATCCGACACTCTCGCAATGGGACGTGCGGGAGAGATGGTCATGAGAACATGGCAAACTGCAGATAAGATGAAAAAGCAACGTGGTGCACTGGCCGGTGAAAAAAATGAATCGGATAATTTACGTGCTAAAAGGTATGTTGCGAAATATACAATCAACCCTGCGATTGCTCAGGGAATTTCTCATGAAATTGGTTCTATTGAAGTTGGCAAATTTGCTGATCTGGTGCTTTGGCAGCCGATGTTCTTTGGTGTGAAAGCCGAAACTGTGCTTAAAGGTGGCTTTATTGCTTACGGCCAACTTGGCGATCCTGGTGCTTCTATCCCGACACCGCAGCCTGTCATGTTCCGCCCTATGTTTGGGGCAATGGGGAATGCTAAATATGCCACAAACATTACTTTCATGTCGAAAAGTTCTATTGAGAAGGGTGTTCCGGAAAAACTTGGTCTGAAGCGTCGTATTGGGACAGTTAAAAATTGTCGCAATATTGGCAAGAAGGACATGAAGTGGAATGATGCGATGCCAGATATTGATATTAACCCTGAAACATATGAAGTCAAGGTTGATGGAGAACTCATTCAATGCGATCCGCTTGAAGAAATTGCAATGGGTCAAAAATATTTCTTATTTTAG